Proteins co-encoded in one Dreissena polymorpha isolate Duluth1 chromosome 12, UMN_Dpol_1.0, whole genome shotgun sequence genomic window:
- the LOC127852243 gene encoding limbic system-associated membrane protein-like isoform X1 has translation MGVFTYRLDLLLCLFLFLHKGISVYSQGDNLAPHFNVPAQNETAVAGRTAILTCTIQSLGDHKVAWMDPKLKLLTIADQRIIQDTRISVERPFTQNWNLHIRQVRLNDSGEYQCQINTKPVKSTKVLLIVQEPPAIIRTSGSQTVREWETVSLWCTVTGVPFPTVTWYRKNKHEHQKATEVVGADGEGLKIHNISRYCQDEYECVADNGIETMAKAKMAVTVEFAPEVSLFTTKLSQSQGKETILDCSISASPHAYSVWRYKGMDIQQSAKYGISVYNDDRYTKTLSLRIGSLTEEDFGRYKCVAENKHGSDEDSILLHELKELRQEVVTTTTTTTTRSPLKPVNSNEYFERDKHVYPTRYWNRMTPDHNKDNVAETAQASRTSSAHAHNAYTLLCTVSLLSVVLLR, from the exons CTCAAGGGGACAACCTTGCACCGCACTTTAACGTACCTGCTCAGAACGAGACGGCCGTGGCTGGGCGGACAGCCATTCTCACGTGCACGATACAGAGTTTGGGAGATCACAAG GTGGCGTGGATGGACCCAAAGCTCAAGCTTCTTACCATAGCGGATCAGCGGATCATCCAGGATACCCGGATAAGCGTCGAGCGTCCCTTCACCCAGAACTGGAACCTGCACATCCGGCAGGTGCGCCTGAACGACAGCGGCGAGTACCAGTGCCAGATCAACACAAAGCCCGTCAAGAGCACCAAGGTCCTGCTAATTGTGCAAG AGCCGCCTGCGATCATTCGGACATCCGGCAGCCAGACGGTGCGAGAGTGGGAGACGGTGTCGCTGTGGTGCACAGTGACCGGCGTGCCGTTTCCTACCGTCACCTGGTACCGGAAGAACAAGCACGAACACCAGAAGGCTACTGAAG TTGTAGGTGCGGACGGCGAGGGCCTGAAGATCCACAACATCTCCCGCTACTGCCAGGACGAGTACGAGTGCGTGGCAGACAACGGCATTGAAACTATGGCTAAGGCCAAGATGGCGGTAACAGTGGAAT TTGCACCGGAAGTTTCGCTTTTCACAACAAAACTGAGCCAGAGTCAAGGCAAGGAAACTATTCTAGACTGCAGCATTTCAGCCAGTCCCCACGCGTATAG CGTGTGGAGGTACAAAGGCATGGACATTCAACAGTCGGCGAAGTACGGCATCTCCGTCTATAACGACGACCGGTACACGAAGACGCTCAGTTTACGGATCGGATCCCTGACCGAGGAGGACTTCGGCAGGTATAAGTGCGTGGCCGAGAACAAGCATGGCAGCGACGAGGACTCCATACTCTTGCATG AACTGAAAGAGCTACGACAAGAGGTtgtgacgacgacgacaacgacgacgacgcgGTCGCCATTAAAGCCAGTGAACAGTAATGAGTACTTCGAAAGAGATAAACACGTGTACCCCACACGCTACTGGAACAGAATGACGCCCGATCACAATAAAG ACAATGTCGCTGAAACCGCCCAAGCCTCTCGCACTTCCTCTGCGCACGCGCACAACGCATATACGTTATTGTGTACAGTCTCTCTCCTGAGTGTCGTTCTTCTTAGATAG